From Chrysemys picta bellii isolate R12L10 chromosome 1, ASM1138683v2, whole genome shotgun sequence:
tccaaagttcttccatgtgACCTCAGAAATTCCTAGGAGGTGCAGGTGTATTGTTTCATTTCATACATGAGTTCTTTCAACCTCCCTATTTGTCTCAATGTCCTTACATTCCATGTGGCTATGGTGATGTTATCCCTTCCACGGATCCTCTTTGTTGGGATTACACCAGTAGTATACTTGTCGTGTCCGCCCTGGTGGGAGATGTATGGCGCGGTCATTATTAATCCGGGCTGTGACCAATCTGGTATGGACATGGTTGACTTGCTCATCATATGGTGTGTCTCTGGCAAATTTCTAACCTGACGGAACCCATCCCTCTCCAGGCAGCCCCCTTTTATTCACCTCTTATGAcatgcaggaggagcaggggaataTTCTTGACAACTTCTTCTTCCAGACATTAGTTTGGCTAAAACTGTGAATTCTCTTTGAAGCTACCAGTGACCCCTTTGGTTTTCCATTAACATTCCTGCAAATAAGTGAATTATGGTTATAAGTATGTCCACGGATTGACGGAGTATCACAAATAATTGTGTGAATGTGCTTTTGCACGAGTATTCATATTATGAGTGCTTTCATGGCCATCTTGAAAGCTATTTGTAGATTTGGAAGTCAGTCATTGAGTAGAAATTAAACTGTAGATGGAACTCAGCCCCCATACAGAGATTCAaccccttaggcctggtctacactacgactttaattcggatttatcagctttaattcgaatttaccctgcaaccgtccacacaacgacgctatttatttcaatataaagggccctttaaatcgatttctgtactccaccccgacgagcggaatagcgccaaaatcgattttaacatttcgaattagggatagtgtggccgcaattcgatggtattggcctccgggagctatcccacagtgcaccattgtgaccgctctggacagcaatctaaactcggatgcactggccaggtagacaggaaaagccccgcgaacatttgaatttcatttcctgtttgcccagcgtggagagcacaggtgaccacagatagctcatcaacacaggtaaccatgcaggccgataatcgaaaaagagcaccagcatggaccgtacgggaggtactggatctgatcactatatggggagaggattcagtgcttgcagaacttcgttctaaaagacgaaatgccaaaacttttgaaaaaatctccaagggcatgatggagagaggccacaatagggactcagatcagtgccacgtgaaagtcaaggagctcaaacaagcctatcaaaaaacaaaggaggcaaacagtcgctatgggtcagagccgcggacatgccacttctacgccgagctgcatgcaattctaggggggggctccaccactaccccacctgtgatcgtggattccgggtcggggatagtctcatcagctacacctgaggattctgccgatgggggagaggaggaggaggaggaggaggaggatgagcttgcagagagcacacagcactccgttctccccaacagccaggatcttttcctcaccctgactgaagtaccctcccaaccctcccaagccagtatccaagaccctgaccccatggaagggacctcaggtgagtttaccttttaaaatataaaacttgt
This genomic window contains:
- the LOC135976749 gene encoding uncharacterized protein LOC135976749 → MQADNRKRAPAWTVREVLDLITIWGEDSVLAELRSKRRNAKTFEKISKGMMERGHNRDSDQCHVKVKELKQAYQKTKEANSRYGSEPRTCHFYAELHAILGGGSTTTPPVIVDSGSGIVSSATPEDSADGGEEEEEEEEDELAESTQHSVLPNSQDLFLTLTEVPSQPSQASIQDPDPMEGTSAAANSSSLPPPSRRLSQIRRRKKKTRDEMFSEIMESSRSDRAHLNEWKETVCKV